The Dioscorea cayenensis subsp. rotundata cultivar TDr96_F1 chromosome 16, TDr96_F1_v2_PseudoChromosome.rev07_lg8_w22 25.fasta, whole genome shotgun sequence sequence TATGATGAGACCTTTACGGCCACTGAGGAGTACAAGCGACTATCGACCGATTATCCTGGTTCTTTGACTCCTCAGTGAGCATATAACAGTTTATACGGCtagggacagtatgagccaggCGTGTCCAAGGCCACGGGCCTTTCTCGACCTATATACCGCTATCTTCacgccattctgagcaggtctgtgaatggccgtggtgatagtaccGGCGTCCTGAGCTGATAGGAGCTTTTTTACCTTTACTCGATGGTTCAGAGATAGCCTATCCATTTGGGCCACATACTAGCCGAGTATCTGCGCCACCAGGGCCAGTACTTCAAAGTTGGTGTCATCTTCTCAGGCCTGTACATCACCATACTCGTTATGGGCATGGGTTTGTTAGAGGCCATacgaggggctgagaagattaTTGTGCCTTCACCGTTAGGCCTGGACACATTGCgattgatgggattggtgcGCAGACACAATACAAGGGTGTATTTACTAGTTTCACCCATTCCATAGGTAGCAAAGGGAGAAGATGATGATACAGAGGATCCTCCGCCAAACCCCGAGCCTCAGCTCATGCAGATGGATACCGAGGCACCTCCCcaagcacaggagccaccttcAGTACGcagcccatgatcgatttgagaagcttgagagtgctgtgggggtgccACAGAGTAATCTAGCCGAGGTTCGTGCGCTACATGCGGCGAAGCATGCGGAGGTGATGTCTCGTCTCGATATTCTATAGcagttattagagcgagatgAGGCATCAccatttgtgatgagaccccggACCCCTCCGACTCCTCCAGCACCATTATCACCGGTTCATGCACCGATCGATCCACCTGTtccaccaccagcagcagcagtagagcCAATCTCCGACAACACCaatgcttgatgcgtctttgctttactttgtgtttttatttttcttcgtTACTTTCTACATTCTATTTTGGACTtatacactcagaaaggattttccttctaagtttatcttttatttttgttttgttgtctcgagttgtagtTCATTacatctatcttttatatatacttgagttgtttttgtttttattgagcttcactgaaccccccatgtgtatgcatgcagatggtcttatcggTATGAGaaatgagaactagtcatgCACACGGCCAATGTGAGTCGTGTGTccttcacaacctattggaactttactcccaaggatttagctccatcaaacgcaacactacgagtcaggggagtattgtttcaattgccactcccacatttatgcttgattgatttattttctattatgcttgcatggtacattaaggacaatgtgcatcttaagtgtggggggagttcacgttgcacatgtcctttatataaattttgattgacatacatgtttaggagaattttaacattgaatgttttcatgctctagtttgttcttgaatttccaagaatttttgcccgattgatacttttcgcactactcactcttgaactcttttggaaactcaagttcgatgtttagggactaattagttttgtttcttgtgatattttgctaaaaaaatggaaaaaggaaaggaagaaaaaaaatagatatattgtttagttgtgcattttgggtggaaagagctaccacctatgaagtatgaagctactctcataagttggatactagttatgccctaatgagagaaagagctatctcatgggatgagtgaaagctacaacctcggtagaaagagctaccacctcgaaagtgtgaaagccaccttagcggccgcttgggaaacggctaccttagaggatgtgtgaaactactaccatctttttattttgttatgttttgtagataaataagtcccttatacttataACTTTttggagtatactttgggttgaattgagtgagtttacacacacttacgagtttcgggtttgttatcctttttattcgagtttttagctagagcattaatttttcgtatttagtattgaaattccccttacttgtagaatgctctccttgcataaCCTAAGGctgagcactttcaatatttccttcttttatgcttcaatgtgttatttttgcttgaagacaagcaaaagcttaagtgtggggtagtttgataagtgcttgtgtgataagaatgagaagtgttctttccttatgttgagcattacttttagcaggtttaagcgctaataaatgtgtatttgtgttcttttgcgcatgtagggttttaaagctaagtattgagaaaagaagccaaaagtatatcgtaaacgcattatttggcggaatcttagaaggaacaaacgcgaagacacaagtgggactccaagatatttgaatgtgtgccaaccttcatgaaTTCAAGTAACtacaatgagttagaggggcacaaaggcagtcacatttgcgtatcccgacttgtgcattgataacaagacctccgccaatgaagcttttgattgaagaagacgtgtgatctacggcataaacgtgtgcccgtttatgttggctcgatgaaaagtgtggaattgggagtgttttggccgagTACCTTAGCAGGTTAATGTAGAAAAATACTGTAGTAAGTactgtagaagttactgttcacagccagccgaaaatagaatttccagagaattcaaacgggcgtgtggaaattccccacgcccgtggaaaaaatccacatgggcatgtggattcccgatttcaaccttatttaagccgcgattcagcccaatttttgggatcttctttccccttttctccaactttcatccatctttcgagaggccgtcggctagggtttaaaaaggcttttggcacgtctttggagtggttctaaaGATTCAACACCgcactccacttggaagaaggttattgtgGGAGCTTTAGTCGGCACTAATCctacgaggtgtgccctaggccggacaaggggacctttggagaagacttggctactccacaagaccatcgacacgactaccgaggggattttcttatagaacacttgtttttactttcgatttcattgttgattgtattgtgatccatggagagctaaccccctagtgggtacttggattttgtaaaccctaggatgttattgtttcattaatcttttattatgctttccttaattgatgtttcaattgagttccaatcttgaatgattgttgaatgatttctcccttagagtgacactagggttgagaatccatcttggtaatcgtTGTAGATGAGTGGTACACTAcaagggttagacattgcttgattggagaaggttgagagggtgagtcgagaggtagcggagcgtcccctttccccttcggtgtgatttatcctacctccatttctttgagttctttgcagtcacaatagagtgaagttctagaggatgaattccgatggggcttagttgcgtgagtaacagagtgaagcgttgaagtgactctagtgtctgggcttaaatgtgactagggacctttcacctggaccaaagggttatgtctatacataggaagagggtttatcacttgaattccctagaactccatgcaactttacacagtgtgagatgttgagactgagcgatttctccccgtggacatagtgtagagttagtcacggttgaccttagatttgggaccgtgtggttaaggattttcacgactcattgagtattgattaggaaatataatagtgggtcttgcacttgaaacattaatcctagggggagcattgtccgaatacgccacttctatcgattgtcttacctctcacttacttgaacctctcattcttgtttcttttatcttcgttcacattacattttatcgacactatcattgttcactttcacgtggttaagtagctattgaaatatttttactgcctactccctgtggatacgataccccactcatttaGGAGTTATtatttgacaaacctgtgcacttgcgggtcacacgcaaggggcgttgtcatagATTAACATGCTAAGTAATTAATTTCTCACTCTAAGTGAATATGCTCCCTTAAAAGATATAATATATTTGGCTTAGTCTATACATAGAGAAATCAttaacaaacaataatttttattgcattagttagCTAAGTGAATGACGTCTTTCCCTGTGTGGATGGTATCGACCAACATGTAACCTCTCATACTAAGTAGATATGTTTCTATCTAAGAATATAATGTATTTGTATCGGACGTTTCATTaacaaacaatatttttatccCACTAGTTTGCTATTATTTGAGGAAACACTTCTTCTAAGCAGGAAGTATAACCCACTAAGCAAGTAATTAATCTCTTCTGCTAAGCAGATAGTGTGAGCTGCTAAACAAGAAATATCTTGCTCTAAGAGAATATATGTTATTCTTTAAGCAAATAGTGCATTTGACTAAGCCGGAACATAAATAATTTGTAAACAAACAACATTGTTGAAAACATTATGGTTTGATTCTTTTTCAATATGGTCAATCAGGCCTTCTCTTTGTTATCGATGGTAAAGTTggaattcttgattgtaaatTGACATACTTTGATAAAAATGATTGAAACAAATGGCTTGACCACGTACCAACACGCTGTAAATTTAAAGatttcaataaaatacaaaatatgtaAAGGAATATAGAGTGATTAGCTgtaaaattctaaataaattttaaatattttgagagtttGAAAAAGGTTgaacaataatgaaaataaggccatttgttttataattaaaaaaaaagaaaattaagctATCATTAGCCAAGAGAAATTCAAAAGAATGAATAATGAGGCTAAAAGAAGAGTAATACTCATGTAGACAGTGGTGAGATCCAACAACAATGATCAGATATGGTATTTGAATGCTTTTTGTGtatttaatctaaatttttaagATGTAAACCAGATCGGATCTAGGTCAAGAGAAAATAAACACTAGAAAATGACTAAAAGTTAATTAGGtcttctaaaatataaaataattataaccgCATTATGATTAGTCAAATGTAGACAAaaataattagagaaaaaaacatGTTCCTATATGAAATAAATGAGAAAGGGAAATCCTAAAGACCAAATTttcaattacaaaaatattactaatAACCAAAAGCCCGATACCAACTTTTTCACCagctcttttcttttctctagcAAACATTCAAGTACTGCTCTTACTTTCTCTAGGAcgttaaatgaaataaaagtaaACAGTAGTCAATTAATTTGAATCTACGAGAATTTATGTGCActaataatcaaaacaaaaatcttaaaatatgAGAACAGCGGGATGCTGgccaaaataattaaagcacATAATAACAAAACCAATATAATAATGAAAGTCTTAAAAGAGAAATCTAGTAATATAACAACGTTTAAGATAATGTAGATGCGTGATCTACATCGATAAGCAGAGAGAgcaagataaaaaaatacaagatcaAATTGATGCAAGATATGGTGAATTAAGAGTCAAAAATAAGTTGTAAGAATCTTACTTTTTGGATAAGATGATTGGTGCCGGTAAACCCTTGATtacaataaaattagattgaaaaaagtgaaagaagaaTTATAAAGTGAttgtttgtaattaattaaaaaaattgaagatattaaggtcttttaaagaaaaaattgttaTGATGTTTTCCCCCACCCGCCACCCTAAATTGTGGTGttataaaaaatgaggttttgGAGGGTTTCGAAGGGTTAGGGTTAACCTTTCATTTCtcttgattaaattaaaaaaattatccaaacaAGAGAGGGCTAATTTTGACCCTCCATAACcctctttttattttactttatctcTTCAATTCTTAATCCAAACATAACATtggtaaaaaattaaataaataagacaacaaacaatatgaaatttttaaacgTCAGCAATAAAGTTTACAATATGAGTACTTCGAAGAAAATCACTTTGACCAAAGGTACCATTGTTAGgagttaatttgaataatattacGCGCCCCTAATTATATGctattaatatttactttatttaaatccattaaattagttaaattatataaaaagaagaaaaagaaaatagatgtaatttctcttatttttattgaaataataactttgatcaaaataaatctttattaaacattaaataaattacagAAAATAAATGTTTCAAGTTATTATCAACTCAAATATGGATCAAGCTTTTGTAGATccaaaaaattggataaaaccGGATTAAGTACCCCtattttgctcacccctacatATAGATACCAGCTTTTCAATTTATCGATATTTTTTCCccgcaaaaacaaaaaaaaaaaaagaataatttaggtgttatcaaaaataagaaatatcatAAATGTTGTGTAGATATAAAGTACGAAAATAGGGATATGGACATCACTGCAAACATCAGCGGGACCACACGTCTAAATGCAAAAATTTATGAGGATTGCAAGTCAAATCTCCTTCAGTAGTTACCAGTCACCACCCTCGCCAAGCAGAcgtaaattaacaataataaataacaaaatattctaaataaataaataatccacaTTCCCCCCTGCCTACTAAGGTCACCATCGAAGATCCCCCATTCCTCCCAAACCCACCTCCTATAAAACCTTCCAAGTAACCCCCCCTAAACCCACCCATTTCTACTtccatatttttgttgttttcgaAAACATTCATTTCTATGGCGAAATCAAAACGAGATGCAGATCCAGATCGTGAGGAATCCAATGGagatccaccaccaccaccaccaccaccaccaccaccactgaTCCCCGGCCTCCCAAACGACATCGCTGAGCAGTGCCTCACCCAccttcctttcccttccaacGACGCGCGCTTCGTCTCCTCTTCCTGGTACCACGCCCTCCCCGCCGCTTCTCTCCGTCGTTCCCTCTCCTCTTCCGCCCTTCCCtacctcttcatcttctccttccACCGCCCTTCTCTCCGCCTCCGCTGGCTCGCTCTCCACCCCCAATCCCCTTCCTCTTGGCTCCCTATCCCTCCTATGCCTCtcccttcctcctcttcccctcCCATCCCTTCCTCCTTCGCCATCGCCTCCCTTCCTCGCTCCGGGCTCCTCTTTGTCCTCGGCGGAATGCTCTCCGGCTCCCTCGCCCCTCTCTCCACCCTCCTCCTTTACCGCACCTCCACCAACTCCTGGCTACTCTCCTCCTCCATGCCCACTCCCCGCGCCTTCTTCTCCGCCGCCGCAATCTCAGGCCGCATCATCGTCGCCGGCGGCGACTCCCACGATCCCGACACCTCCGTCGACCGCTACGATCCCAACACCAACCACTGGTCCTCCGCCGCTCCCATGCCCCAAACCCTACCCCTGTACGACTCCGCCGTCATCGGCCACCGCTTCTTCGTCACCGGTGGCTGGACCTGGCCGTTCGATGACCTCCCACGTGGCAGCTTCTACGACGCTGATATGGACACGTGGGTGGAGATGCAGCGAGGGATGCGCGAGGGATGGACGGGTGTCAGCGCCGTGGTCAGTGGCAGGTTGTTTGTGGTTTCCGAGTGTGGAGAAGCGAGGGTGAAGGCGTATGACGTTGATGCGGACACGTGGCAGAAGGTGGATGGTGGATCGGTGCCGGTAGCAGTTGGGAGGCCGTACGCGGTGTGCGGTGGTGAAGGGAAGATATATGTGGTTGGCAGTGGGTTGGATGTGGCGGTAGGGAGTGTTGTTGTGGATGAAGATGAGGGTGAAAGGATAATGGGGATGGAGTGGGAGGTTATTAAAGCTCCCGATGAGTATACCCTTCTTGCTCCTATTAGTTGCCAATTGATTTATGCATgattgattttatatttgaaatcaaAAGGTCAGATTGGGTTGGTTCTGTTCAATAAGTTGGAGGTGAGATTGGGGTTATTTTTATGATGctagtttagtttagtttattgatgtgtatattttatttatataggtTGAAGTTTAATATAGAAGATGTTTGAATAGAATACCTTTTTCAGGttaagatattatatatatatatgtaatgaaattttgatttgtcTTTAGAGAGGAAAAGGTTGTTAGGGAAActgacataaaaaaattcactatattaaatttaagtttTGAGGTAAGTAAACCTTAGATATGCATCTAAGTagatgaaatataataaattggACAATGACAAACCCCTCTCTGTTAGGTGATGTTTCCATGTATCTTTCTTAATTTACTTGTTTCTGAAGCTTGGAAAAGCTACTCAACTGCAAATAAATCTTGAAtatcctgttttttttttatactacaGTGATGCCTGAACAGCTGAACTCATTAATTTTCTAATTGGAGATATAAAAGGCATGCCACACCTTTGTTTGGGTTATAATAAATTGGGTAGGAAAAaggtggagatttttttttacatggtaGACAAGTCATATCAATTATATTACGCAGAAATGTGTAATTTAAACACTCAATTTTTCATCTGgaattgtcatttttttaaactacaATAATGTAATATGTGATTTGAACGCTCCACCTTCCATatgagatttttatatttttggaccACAACAATGTCGGCAGTTGGGAtagattttaattatatatttgtaaatattaattaatgttttttaaaccAAGATggtaaaaattatatgttaaataaatatatttcataattaatttgaaaagtattaatattaatatgcataatattatttaaaaaataaatttaaactttaaaatatgTACTTTTCTTAATACTAATTAAGTTAAGATTTGGTcaacttaaataaatttttttttgttttttctccgatctaatattaaaaaaaaattggtccTATAGATTTATCCCCAACTTAAAGCACCCTGCACATgtctattatgttatttttttttaaacatctaCGTTTAATTTAGAATTTGAATACTCATAAAAATTATCACTCTTATTCTGAATGGTTACAGAGATTTTTTTTGTAAGCTCATCGTTGAAAGTAAGAAAGCATATACATTATACCATTACATATAATCCAACACAGTTtaggaaaaaagagaaaagacaGAAGCATCCAAGAACGAATCACGATTAGAGGTGGAGttagtataaatattataaCAGCCCTACTTAGATTTGACTGGAATTCCATACTTCTTTCTAATCGTTTACATGACCAAGACCAACCCTATGGTTACACTTGTAACATTATGTTATAAAAATCCCTTCGGCTTAACATCAAGGATAAACTCAAAATACCAACATAGATGCACTATCATAGACTGACACTTGGACAGAGAACATTGTATGCTTGCGATAATAAGAACATTGATATTTTGTAACCATTCAATGATTGGAAAGGTTGTTCATTTCTGTACTTCTCAAAAGGGCATTTCCCATTCTAAAGTGGAAATGTTTTGACAGAATCATGGGAAGAACttgttgctttttttctttatttatacatttatttatttttctcttctcaTAATTTGGACAAATGGAAACTGTCTCTGTCTATCAGTGAGGTGGCTTCTTGGTCTTCCAATATTTTAGAATACTAAAATTTAAATGGTTTGCATGTGTTTCTGTTCTCTTCCTCTTTGggcatatatttatttatgacgaGACCACCTTGTGTTTCCACACATACAAAAATACAGAAAGTTAACGCCATCTGCATGTACACACTTCAAagactcagaaaaaaaaaagtcatcatATAGGACAAACCATAATACTAAGTATGGGATAGGCAGAGAAATGTATTTAGTTCTATTcttgtaatttaaatatatgttcagggtaaaccaaatatatttattaatgacACGACCGCCCATGTGTTTCCACACATAAAAATACAGAAAGTGAACGTCATGCTGGCTGTACACATATATTTCAAAGACTCAGAAATAAATAAGTCATCATATAGGACAAACCGAAATACTATGTATGGGATGGGCATAGAAATGTATGTAGTTCTATTcttgtaatttaaatatattttacgGTAAACCAAAGATATTATCATGGTCTggtttaacataatattataaattaaattaaattctgATACTATATTCAATACAAACCGAATATATTATTTGACATCTATTTATgctaaaatcttaaatttattaGATAAACTCctaggtttttatattaaaattcatatttttaaaattaaccaAAGTAGAATTGATAGCTACTCTAATAATATATGTGTAAAACTTAGGTTTTGTACTTAACATTCTAAACTAAATCCATCTCCACTGAGGATGGGGAAAGGGGAATCCCGTCCTTGATTCTCAAACTAGAAGTAAACTCCTCCATCCCTATCTCCATCCCATATCCATCCTATCCTCATCACTGTTCCCGTGGTATCCCATGGGGAGGATCCCTTCCTGGTAAAACacttataaattttagttttttaaaaattatttaatacaaatGCGCCTTATGGAATAATATTCATTACATTAAATACAAACTAACATGTAGAAACAAAGAAAACCTCCAAATGTTTaacaatacataaaaaaacataaaatttaaaatctatacAAATAGAACAATGCAAAATCTAATATACGGGGCTCAACAACCTCAACAAAACTgttcaatttttcaattaactaaaattaatatataaatataatcataCTGGGATCCACGTCCTTGCTCTCGTGAGggagaaaaatagagaatcaCCGCCCTCCTCGAATAAGGGCCCTTATGGGATCGGGATTCCCGGCCCCCTTACCACCCTttataataaagatattcaacataaactcttaatttttcttgttaaactcatcatcatttttGAACAATTTATTTCAATAGTATTTGGtaatacaaacataaaaatatctaaacaaCTTGTATAATAATGTTTGTGCTTATCCATATAGATAACTTAGCTAATTGTGCACGTCTTGAACTTCAATCTTTTCATACTATCACATTTACacctatttaaatatgtttagGAAAACACATATTTAAGTTagttttttggaaaaattttgtCAACTAGTTATTTTACTGTTTTTAAGAAAACACATACTTCTGCTTTGAAATAAGTATAAAGATTGATTTAATtgataaaaagattttaaaaaaaaattaaaatatgattgtTCGAGTGTT is a genomic window containing:
- the LOC120278801 gene encoding F-box protein AFR-like, producing MAKSKRDADPDREESNGDPPPPPPPPPPPLIPGLPNDIAEQCLTHLPFPSNDARFVSSSWYHALPAASLRRSLSSSALPYLFIFSFHRPSLRLRWLALHPQSPSSWLPIPPMPLPSSSSPPIPSSFAIASLPRSGLLFVLGGMLSGSLAPLSTLLLYRTSTNSWLLSSSMPTPRAFFSAAAISGRIIVAGGDSHDPDTSVDRYDPNTNHWSSAAPMPQTLPLYDSAVIGHRFFVTGGWTWPFDDLPRGSFYDADMDTWVEMQRGMREGWTGVSAVVSGRLFVVSECGEARVKAYDVDADTWQKVDGGSVPVAVGRPYAVCGGEGKIYVVGSGLDVAVGSVVVDEDEGERIMGMEWEVIKAPDEYTLLAPISCQLIYA